One genomic window of Paraburkholderia phytofirmans PsJN includes the following:
- a CDS encoding FadR/GntR family transcriptional regulator: MNERKTTGLPDKIYGDILNRIVEGEYKEGERLPTEHALAERFATSRPTVREALARLRADGIIMTRHGSGTTVARRPDPDVRRFAPLETLSDIRRCYEFRIVTEAGAAEQAALKADADDIAAIQHAWDQLERIIETQGIGAKDDFMFHLAVARASKNPFFITVMSFIEEQILFSMNLSRNLSLVKTVARQRLVQEEHRAVLDAIRRKDAPGAASAMRAHLENALERMFGS, from the coding sequence ATGAACGAGCGCAAAACGACGGGCTTGCCCGACAAGATCTACGGCGACATTCTCAATCGCATTGTCGAAGGCGAGTACAAGGAAGGTGAGCGCTTGCCGACCGAGCATGCGCTGGCCGAGCGTTTCGCGACGTCCAGGCCGACGGTGCGCGAAGCCTTGGCGCGCTTGCGGGCGGACGGCATCATCATGACCCGGCACGGCTCGGGCACGACGGTCGCGCGCCGGCCGGACCCGGACGTGCGCCGCTTCGCGCCGCTCGAAACGCTGTCCGATATCCGTCGCTGCTATGAGTTTCGCATCGTGACGGAAGCGGGCGCCGCGGAGCAGGCGGCGCTCAAAGCCGACGCCGACGACATCGCCGCCATCCAGCACGCATGGGACCAACTGGAGCGGATCATCGAGACGCAAGGGATCGGCGCGAAAGACGACTTTATGTTCCACCTGGCGGTGGCGCGTGCGTCGAAGAACCCTTTTTTCATCACGGTCATGTCGTTCATCGAGGAGCAGATCCTGTTCAGCATGAACCTATCGCGCAATCTTTCGCTGGTGAAGACGGTGGCGCGGCAGCGGCTCGTTCAGGAGGAGCATCGGGCTGTGCTCGATGCGATCCGCCGCAAGGATGCGCCAGGCGCGGCGAGCGCCATGCGAGCGCATCTTGAGAACGCGCTCGAGCGGATGTTCGGTTCCTGA